One stretch of Eupeodes corollae chromosome 2, idEupCoro1.1, whole genome shotgun sequence DNA includes these proteins:
- the LOC129947864 gene encoding rhodopsin, GQ-coupled-like: MNVSEVFSKNDSISVYMNASSMESFSLLEKDKKEKKVLALTVFIFLAVGILGNLLALIKLARKRNFSNSSYTLMLRFLISNNLIGLVGVTTMVIATRILSKNITMEYSRWFCACWVVFRYFGMSSGCIAVIMSIDRFMILSHPVFYREHFSRRFIRNAIIGLTFVAGIITFLPFFGFGIYFDDETKKCLRYREAKTLSDRGYAILFLIFGSLICITIVTCNTFVMKAILYKNRSRRISNSSSSSSQSSLTKASSVDIKFSKLMAFLSLTFVICWMPQMVSIILALKPNPLPENHWFFNLADKLIALLFTLDPYIYVLSGKNLIQCWCWCWPKRSLRLRNQVSSNNNTIDYSL, from the exons atgaatgtttcTGAAGTGTTTTCGAAAAATGACTCGATAAGTGTTTATATGAATGCAAGTTCGATGGAGTCTTTCTCTTTATTGGAAAAAGACAAGAAAGAGAAAAAAGTGTTAgctttgacagtttttatttttcttgctgTTGGAATTTTGGGAAATTTATTGGCATTGATTAAATTAGCTAGAAAGAGAAATTTCAGTAATAGCAGCTATACACTGATGTTAAG aTTCCTAATTTCAAATAACTTAATCGGACTTGTGGGCGTTACAACAATGGTCATCGCAACACGTATCCTCTCCAAAAATATAACTATGGAATATTCTCGTTGGTTTTGTGCTTGTTGGGTTGTTTTTCGATACTTTGGAATGAGTTCTGGATGCATTGCAGTGATCATGTCGATCGATCGTTTTATGATTTTGAGTCATCCTGTTTTTTATCGTGAG CACTTTTCCCGAAGATTTATAAGGAATGCAATCATAGGATTGACTTTTGTAGCTGgaattataacatttttaccattttttgggtttggaatttatttcgatgatgaaacaaaaaaatgtctacGCTACAGGGAGGCAAAAACTCTATCAGACAGAGGCTATGCGATTctgtttttgatatttg GATCCCTAATATGCATAACCATAGTCACTTGCAATACATTTGTTATGAAAGCAATACTCTATAAAAATAGAAGCAGAAGAATCAGCAATTCCAGTTCCTCTTCATCGCAATCAAGTTTAACAAAGGCTTCAAGTGTTGATATTAAATTCTCTAAACTAATGGCATTTCTTAGTTtaacttttgttatttgttgGATGCCACAAATG gTCTCAATTATATTAGCATTAAAGCCAAATCCATTGCCTGAAAATCATTGGTTCTTCAATTTGGCAGATAAACTTATAGCTTTACTTTTTACATTGGACCCATACATTTATGTGTTGAGTGGAAAGAATCTAATCCAATGCTGGTGTTGGTGTTGGCCAAAAAGATCCCTAAGATTACGAAATCAAGTCAGTAGTAATAACAATACTATAGATTATAGTTTATAG
- the LOC129948521 gene encoding zinc finger protein on ecdysone puffs isoform X1 has protein sequence MSPSVNMAFRGNNNRNRNFGGNYGGGPMAGGNNRMGMNMSPWDNQNAGGGNYGGGNMRQGGGGGVGGGQGMNAQAISLANNLLNNLFRNQNPPSLLDLPRGGGGMAGNRNQRPGPMVNRAGPGNRNNQRRVQGGFNNRGGAKVAANKQGGGIRKQNAFDRAKKLLAKNSNKKKDSAPGENTENTKKNESQVKESPYANVPNDMFYCHLCKKHMWDANSFENHIKGRAHLMMREGIEESYRLRANMIRQEAKIAEQLKSVELDRLKRMGKSKNRNLEYCTMCDLNFHGHLSAHRKSDGHLQLKKFLHPKCAECNKEFSTRIDYDSHLLSADHLKKAAEKNTKVGERKKNTLTILTEEDELKDVRPPQKKKKKVAAPAVAGEVKKEGEEGAEKKDDEEGEEKKEGEEDAADETKEGDELNETKEEEEEEVALPEDAEDIIVDFNDGDDVPVEIDAKLPKYNWTRPVGASMITKLECYECSICGKFFDNEKTVEVHSRTVSHHRQFVKFLNDKSSDTKIAQKRAAAAIEETERKKRKIEEATAAAAASEVKKEEGGEAEGEAKEENGEEANDELYDPSEATGDDEDVDMAENGDKEAVADEEMADEENGDAAAEEEEDMETQNDDAKDETPTKADQPAAKAPATPAPATPATPAATTPTQASPQKKGAAAAKTPAAKATPRGRGRGRYNRY, from the exons atgagTCCAAG cGTTAATATGGCATTCCGTGGTAACAACAATCGCAACCGCAATTTCGGCGGTAATTATGGTGGTGGCCCAATGGCTGGTGGTAATAATCGCATGGGCATGAATATGAGTCCTTGGGATAACCAAAATGCCGGCGGTGGCAATTACGGAGGTGGTAATATGCGCcaaggtggtggtggtggtgttggcGGTGGTCAAGGCATGAATGCCCAAGCCATTAGTCTTGCTAATAATCTGCTCAATAATTTGTTCAGAAACCAAAATCCACCATCATTGTTGGATCTTCCACGAGGAGGTGGTGGAATGGCGGGTAACCGCAATCAACGCCCAGGACCG atggtCAATCGAGCTGGCCCTGGCAATCGCAATAACCAACGCCGAGTTCAAGGAGGTTTCAATAACCGTGGTGGTGCAAAGGTTGCAGCCAATAAACAAGGTGGCGGTATTCGTAAACAGAATGCCTTTGATCGTGCCAAGAAACTTCTGGctaaaaattccaataaaaaaaaggattcagcTCCTGGTGAAAATACTGAAAATACTAAGAAAAACGAGAG CCAAGTCAAGGAATCTCCCTACGCCAATGTACCCAACGACATGTTCTACTGTCATTTGTGCAAGAAACACATGTGGGATGCCAATTCATTTGAGAACCACATCAAGGGACGTGCTCATTTGATGATGCGCGAAGGTATTGAAGAAAGCTACCGTCTACGTGCTAACATGATCCGTCAGGAAGCCAAGATTGCCGAACAATTGAAGTCGGTTGAATTGGATCGCTTGAAGCGTATGGGCAAGTCCAAGAACCGCAACTTGGAATACTGTACCATGTGTGATTTGAACTTCCATGGTCATTTGTCGGCCCATCGTAAGTCCGATGGACATTTGCAATTGAAGAAGTTCTTGCATCCCAAGTGCGCTGAGTGCAATAAGGAATTCTCCACCCGCATCGATTACGACTCTCATTTACTTTCTGCTGACCATTTGAAGAAGGCCGCCGAGAAGAACACTAAGGTTGGCGAGCGCAAGAAGAACACCTTGACCATCTTGACTGAGGAGGATGAATTGAAGGACGTCCGCCCAccacaaaagaagaagaagaaggttgCTGCCCCAGCCGTTGCTGGTGAAGTCAAGAAAGAGGGTGAGGAAGGCGCTGAAAAGAAGGATGATGAAGAGGGTGAAGAGAAGAAGGAAGGCGAAGAAGATGCCGCCGATGAAACCAAGGAGGGTGATGAATTGAATGAAACAAAGGAAGAAGAAGAGGAGGAAGTTGCTCTGCCGGAAGATGCTGAAGACATCATTGTAGACTTCAACGATGGCGATGATGTGCCAGTTGAGATCGATGCCAAGTTGCCAAAATACAACTGGACCCGTCCAGTCGGAGCAAGTATGATCACAAAGCTTGAATGCTACGAATGCTCGATCTGTGGCAAATTCTTCGACAACGAAAAGACTGTGGAGGTACATTCACGTACCGTTTCTCACCACCGTCAATTCGTGAAATTCCTGAATGATAAGTCCAGCGATACCAAGATTGCTCAGAAGAGGGCTGCCGCTGCCATCGAAGAGACAGAGCGCAAGAAGAGGAAGATTGAAGAAGCCACTGCCGCCGCAGCCGCTTCCGAAGTCAAGAAGGAAGAGGGCGGAGAAGCCGAAGGTGAAGCCAAGGAAGAAAACGGTGAGGAAGCCAACGACGAATTGTACGATCCATCAGAAGCCACCGGTGATGATGAGGACGTCGATATGGCTGAGAACGGTGACAAGGAAGCAGTTGCCGATGAAGAGATGGCTGATGAGGAGAATGGCGACGCAGCTgccgaagaagaagaagatatgGAAACACAAAACGATGATGCTAAAGACGAAACACCAACAAAGGCTGATCAACCTGCTGCTAAAGCTCCAGCTACACCTGCTCCTGCAACACCAGCAACTCCAGCAGCAACCACTCCAACACAAGCATCTCCCCAAAAAAAGGGAGCCGCTGCCGCGAAAACACCAGCCGCTAAAGCGACGCCCAGAGGTCGTGGACGCGGTCGTTACAACCGATACTAG
- the LOC129948521 gene encoding zinc finger protein on ecdysone puffs isoform X2 translates to MAFRGNNNRNRNFGGNYGGGPMAGGNNRMGMNMSPWDNQNAGGGNYGGGNMRQGGGGGVGGGQGMNAQAISLANNLLNNLFRNQNPPSLLDLPRGGGGMAGNRNQRPGPMVNRAGPGNRNNQRRVQGGFNNRGGAKVAANKQGGGIRKQNAFDRAKKLLAKNSNKKKDSAPGENTENTKKNESQVKESPYANVPNDMFYCHLCKKHMWDANSFENHIKGRAHLMMREGIEESYRLRANMIRQEAKIAEQLKSVELDRLKRMGKSKNRNLEYCTMCDLNFHGHLSAHRKSDGHLQLKKFLHPKCAECNKEFSTRIDYDSHLLSADHLKKAAEKNTKVGERKKNTLTILTEEDELKDVRPPQKKKKKVAAPAVAGEVKKEGEEGAEKKDDEEGEEKKEGEEDAADETKEGDELNETKEEEEEEVALPEDAEDIIVDFNDGDDVPVEIDAKLPKYNWTRPVGASMITKLECYECSICGKFFDNEKTVEVHSRTVSHHRQFVKFLNDKSSDTKIAQKRAAAAIEETERKKRKIEEATAAAAASEVKKEEGGEAEGEAKEENGEEANDELYDPSEATGDDEDVDMAENGDKEAVADEEMADEENGDAAAEEEEDMETQNDDAKDETPTKADQPAAKAPATPAPATPATPAATTPTQASPQKKGAAAAKTPAAKATPRGRGRGRYNRY, encoded by the exons ATGGCATTCCGTGGTAACAACAATCGCAACCGCAATTTCGGCGGTAATTATGGTGGTGGCCCAATGGCTGGTGGTAATAATCGCATGGGCATGAATATGAGTCCTTGGGATAACCAAAATGCCGGCGGTGGCAATTACGGAGGTGGTAATATGCGCcaaggtggtggtggtggtgttggcGGTGGTCAAGGCATGAATGCCCAAGCCATTAGTCTTGCTAATAATCTGCTCAATAATTTGTTCAGAAACCAAAATCCACCATCATTGTTGGATCTTCCACGAGGAGGTGGTGGAATGGCGGGTAACCGCAATCAACGCCCAGGACCG atggtCAATCGAGCTGGCCCTGGCAATCGCAATAACCAACGCCGAGTTCAAGGAGGTTTCAATAACCGTGGTGGTGCAAAGGTTGCAGCCAATAAACAAGGTGGCGGTATTCGTAAACAGAATGCCTTTGATCGTGCCAAGAAACTTCTGGctaaaaattccaataaaaaaaaggattcagcTCCTGGTGAAAATACTGAAAATACTAAGAAAAACGAGAG CCAAGTCAAGGAATCTCCCTACGCCAATGTACCCAACGACATGTTCTACTGTCATTTGTGCAAGAAACACATGTGGGATGCCAATTCATTTGAGAACCACATCAAGGGACGTGCTCATTTGATGATGCGCGAAGGTATTGAAGAAAGCTACCGTCTACGTGCTAACATGATCCGTCAGGAAGCCAAGATTGCCGAACAATTGAAGTCGGTTGAATTGGATCGCTTGAAGCGTATGGGCAAGTCCAAGAACCGCAACTTGGAATACTGTACCATGTGTGATTTGAACTTCCATGGTCATTTGTCGGCCCATCGTAAGTCCGATGGACATTTGCAATTGAAGAAGTTCTTGCATCCCAAGTGCGCTGAGTGCAATAAGGAATTCTCCACCCGCATCGATTACGACTCTCATTTACTTTCTGCTGACCATTTGAAGAAGGCCGCCGAGAAGAACACTAAGGTTGGCGAGCGCAAGAAGAACACCTTGACCATCTTGACTGAGGAGGATGAATTGAAGGACGTCCGCCCAccacaaaagaagaagaagaaggttgCTGCCCCAGCCGTTGCTGGTGAAGTCAAGAAAGAGGGTGAGGAAGGCGCTGAAAAGAAGGATGATGAAGAGGGTGAAGAGAAGAAGGAAGGCGAAGAAGATGCCGCCGATGAAACCAAGGAGGGTGATGAATTGAATGAAACAAAGGAAGAAGAAGAGGAGGAAGTTGCTCTGCCGGAAGATGCTGAAGACATCATTGTAGACTTCAACGATGGCGATGATGTGCCAGTTGAGATCGATGCCAAGTTGCCAAAATACAACTGGACCCGTCCAGTCGGAGCAAGTATGATCACAAAGCTTGAATGCTACGAATGCTCGATCTGTGGCAAATTCTTCGACAACGAAAAGACTGTGGAGGTACATTCACGTACCGTTTCTCACCACCGTCAATTCGTGAAATTCCTGAATGATAAGTCCAGCGATACCAAGATTGCTCAGAAGAGGGCTGCCGCTGCCATCGAAGAGACAGAGCGCAAGAAGAGGAAGATTGAAGAAGCCACTGCCGCCGCAGCCGCTTCCGAAGTCAAGAAGGAAGAGGGCGGAGAAGCCGAAGGTGAAGCCAAGGAAGAAAACGGTGAGGAAGCCAACGACGAATTGTACGATCCATCAGAAGCCACCGGTGATGATGAGGACGTCGATATGGCTGAGAACGGTGACAAGGAAGCAGTTGCCGATGAAGAGATGGCTGATGAGGAGAATGGCGACGCAGCTgccgaagaagaagaagatatgGAAACACAAAACGATGATGCTAAAGACGAAACACCAACAAAGGCTGATCAACCTGCTGCTAAAGCTCCAGCTACACCTGCTCCTGCAACACCAGCAACTCCAGCAGCAACCACTCCAACACAAGCATCTCCCCAAAAAAAGGGAGCCGCTGCCGCGAAAACACCAGCCGCTAAAGCGACGCCCAGAGGTCGTGGACGCGGTCGTTACAACCGATACTAG